The Bacillus oleivorans genomic sequence ATCATCAGTTTCGCATGTAACATTCCTTTATCGTACTGGTAGATTTGGACCCCAGCTTCTATAAGTTCCCCGTAATAGGTACGACTTGCAAAGCCCACGATTTTTTGATCAATATGGCGAGGAACAAGTAATCTTACCCGTACACCACGAGCCACAGCTGTCTTTAATGCCATAATAATATCTGTTTCTGGTATAAAGTAGGGCGTTGTTATATCAATGGTTTTGGTCGCTTGTGTTATACATATAAAGTAAGCTTGACGAATAACTGGTGTAGGAATTCCAGGGTTTCCTTCCAACGTATGGATGTATGCTTTTTGCAATTCTCCTGTCTTTGTTTGGGTATTGTCTGTTTTACCTTCTATAGGCCATAACTCAGATCCTAATTCGGCAGACCATCTTGAAAGATCTATGCTGCCGGTTGGATTGATTTCCTTTGATTTATATTTTGGGATTTTAGTGGCCTTTTTCGTTGCCTCAGATTTTGTTTTTGACTTTATCCGTTCTGGTACAGCGATATTCCAATGAACGTCGAAGATAGTCTGCAAGTCGCCTGTTGCTTCCCCTATAATTTGCAAATGAGTGTCCCTCCAAAATCCTACGTCTGGCTTTAATCCTGTATATTCATACCCAACGTTCATACCGCCAGTAAAGGATTCCTTTCTGTCAATCGTCACAATCTTACAATGATCCCGATAATTCCAATTGGACAAAATCCAGGGAAAACTTAAAGGAAATATTGTCCGACATTCTATCCCTGCTTCCACCATCTGAAGAATTTTTTGACGCGGAAATTTTTTACTCCCCCAACCATCTCTAATAAAACGAACCCGCACTCCATTTACTGCTTTTTCGATCAGCAGTTCTGTGATGCGATTACCAATTTGGTCGTTCCGATAGATGAAATATTCCAGATCAATGGTTTTTTGGGCTTTTTGTAGGGATTCGATAAGTTGTTCATATTTTGCTATTCCATTGTTTAGTACTTGGACTTTGCCGACTCGAAGCCCGCCTACAGTAAAATACCTTAAAGCATCGGCGATTATCGATGCTGAATCACTATATGTATCAGGTAACTTATCAGACTCATTATGAGAAGAGGTCAATCTTTTACGATGAATAAGCTTGGGATTTGATATGCTAAGATATAGTAAGAAACCAATGACAGGCAAAACAAGGACGATTACTATCCAATTCAAAGCTTTGGCTGGCCGACGAACTTCCCAAATTGCTATGAATAAGATAAAGAACGTATTTAACAGGTATAGAAAAAAAATCCACTCCAACTAAAATTCCTCCTTAGTTTTTCCCTTAACATGTACAAACTATGTAGCAAGTATACGTTTGGAATACGAGGAATTGTTTAGATTGACCTTTTCTCATGAGACACCTCAAATAATTTTTTGTAATTAGTTTGTTTTGTCACAGGAAATTTAATGTTGGAGATGTATCGAAAAACAAAAAAGGAGGTTCGTTTTACATTTCTTCTATTTAATCCTAATATCTTCCGTAATTCTGCTGCAGCTGACTAAGTATATTCGATGTTAAAAAGACTCCAACAGGGGGCAAGGTACTACTACTAACGGGATATCCGGTAAGAGTTCTATCGGTTGTAGCAACCCATGTTCCGTATTCGCCTGCTTGTAAAGAAGGAGGTTTCATAATAAGCCTCCCATTTAAAATAAAATGTCGAATTCTAATCTGTGGATCATCAAATATGGCTAAGTTGCCATAAAATGTGGCATAAGATGAATCAAATCTTATTTGTTTGGTGTTTTCATCCCAAGATCCATTAATTGGAATAGGTGTACCACGAAAATTAACCGTACCAATTACCCTGTTATCTGTAATAGAGTTAATGGT encodes the following:
- a CDS encoding phospholipase D-like domain-containing protein; the encoded protein is MEWIFFLYLLNTFFILFIAIWEVRRPAKALNWIVIVLVLPVIGFLLYLSISNPKLIHRKRLTSSHNESDKLPDTYSDSASIIADALRYFTVGGLRVGKVQVLNNGIAKYEQLIESLQKAQKTIDLEYFIYRNDQIGNRITELLIEKAVNGVRVRFIRDGWGSKKFPRQKILQMVEAGIECRTIFPLSFPWILSNWNYRDHCKIVTIDRKESFTGGMNVGYEYTGLKPDVGFWRDTHLQIIGEATGDLQTIFDVHWNIAVPERIKSKTKSEATKKATKIPKYKSKEINPTGSIDLSRWSAELGSELWPIEGKTDNTQTKTGELQKAYIHTLEGNPGIPTPVIRQAYFICITQATKTIDITTPYFIPETDIIMALKTAVARGVRVRLLVPRHIDQKIVGFASRTYYGELIEAGVQIYQYDKGMLHAKLMIIDEEIAEVGAANYDMRSFRLNYEVCQVVYSADVARELTEQFERDLTDSVPLRIEDLLQRTLTERIVEQGSRLLSPLL